A region of the Cannabis sativa cultivar Pink pepper isolate KNU-18-1 chromosome 3, ASM2916894v1, whole genome shotgun sequence genome:
tcatcatcatcattagcATAGCAAACTTCTAATGTTGTCGTTTGAGGGGAGTGCTCAACCTCAACAAATGGTAATAACATGTTGTCGTTTGTGAGGTTTGGTGTCGTTTTTCTTTGATATTGCTTTGTGAAAGTAGTACTATTAGTATTAGTACTACTACTTGAGGAAGTGGTTAAGTTCAAGGACTTGATGTAATCTTGAAGGAGAGTGGAGTTTGAGCCTCTTGGATTCTTTGAATTACGACATTTTCTTTTCGAGTGTTGTCTTCTTTTGGTGGCATTCCAATGGTTTTTAATGGAGTTTTCAGTCCTTCCTGCTAATCTCTTTGCAATTTCTGCCCATTTATTTCCTATTTCTGCATGTGCTTCAATCAATATTTTGTCTTCTTCTTCACTCCATGTATCCTTCTGCAAAATATGACCACAAATCTTGTTATAAACAAGTTAATAAGAACAAGTTTGGTACTCCGTAAACAAAATTTGAAGATTTTTACAAAAAGGTGACAGGAacatttgtataattttttcatGATTCGGTCGGTTTGGACTGtttattctatatattttttaactcAATTTAAAGTTcgagttttaaaatttaagtgcaacctgctcaatttttttttaaaaaaaatttgtaaaccaACCAAcggttaaactttttttttttttttttttttcaaagtcaaatttaataaaaattaaaaagataaattaaaaatattaagttcCACAAAGCACAGCACAATATAtattactttaaaattaataattttatattattatatatttacttatttatgttatatataataaaaactaaaatgtaaaaaaaaaaattcaaaattaggtTGGTCGGGTTATTcagtttaattgggcgggttggacctattttcaacccgcccaattaacagattgggcggtttgtaattttttcggaTCATTTCGGTTTATAATTTTTATCGGTTATTCAATTTGGTTTGAGCGGGTTATTCAGTTTGGGCCGTTtacgaatttttttttgtacagaAGTGATACCAAATAAAAGTAGGCTTATTGTAATGTATTTCTTTTACAAAATGGATTGATTGAAAATTTTGTCTATAAGTCtaacataacttattatatattttctgtTCTTAAAATTTGGGGAAAACAACATATTtacttcaattttcaaatcaatCTAAGAGAAGAAACTAAAAAACCTTAATGTCAGGTCGAAGATGATTATGCCATCTCTCTCTACACTGTTTGCCAATTCTTCCAGGTAGCATCTGAGCAATGTAGGACCATTTTCTCACTCCATGCTCTTCAACCAGTCCAATTAAAATCCTGCATTTTGTAATACACACACCAAAAATAGAAACTTACAACAACTACATACATAAACGAAAATCACAACAGCAAATTTAAGGATTTAAATGTACCTATCTTCTTCTACTGTCCATTGGCCCTTGACTGGATTGTTAATGATCTTCCTGCGACCATTAAAGTATGTCATTCTTTTCATTAAGGAACAAGAAGTAGTAGTACTATAATTAGTACTCTTGTTCTTGTTATGCATGGTAACTTGGTTTTTGTAGTACCCATTTTGATCAGCTGTTATGGTTGAGACTTGATTAGGTACCACAGAAGAGCTCAAATTAATAGTCCAATTGGAACCAAACATTTCTGTGGGATTTGATCTACTTGGGAAAATATTCAAGTACTCTCCTCCATTATTACTTTGAAATGTGGTATCTGTAAAGGGCTTATTATAACTACAATTGTAATACTGATCATATAGAATTCCAACATTGTTTTCACAACTCCCATATGGAGTAGTAGTGTAGTCTTCGAAATTGGGTTGATCAAAGATTGGagcttgggacccaaaattaggatTTGATGAGGACCCATTAAGGGGAAATTGATGACCATGATCATGAACATGAAAATCTTGAAGATAAGTTGTAGTACCCTTTGGTATGGGAAGCTCTAAATTGTTGTCTTTTGAGTAAGGTTTCATGTGGTTGTTGTTCTCATGTAAAAATAATGGATAATAAGTGTTGTTTTCTCTAAGCTTGGTTTCTAGCTCCATCATGAGATTGAgagaaaacatatatataagaaagaAGTAGGGACATCGGCCTAGTGTTTGtgttttgtatatatttatggTCAATTTTTCTATTTCTTGTTTATCAAGTGAGGAAGAGGGTTTTTGGCTATTTAATTGTCTTTATTTTGTGTTGAGATTGATCACTACCGTCGATTCTTTATCATCTAATGGCTAGGGTTGTTTacattctttttattttctatttaagcttttttttttttttttttgttatacatttacattgaattttagtttttcatttaTGGGTTTTATTTGCAGGTGTAGTTAAGCTCATTCAAGTTTTAGAAATGAACATTCCGTTACTTTATTTTTCACCTTTTATGGTTGGTCAAAGAAGTTCAATAAACTATTCTTCTTCTTTAGCATTGAGggggaaaattaaaaaaaaaaataataataaaaaaagagaaaataattgTTTTGAATTAGTTTGAAATGCACTTATGAGGCTATTGTAACTAGAAagaaattctatatttataaggataaaaaaaatattattttcaattttacctTTATAATTAGTGAATACTTTCTTAAGACAATATATATTTGGTGTTTTTTTGATCATATTTTTGTCAAATAGTTTTGAtacattttttatatctaaaatACCAAacctttttataatttatttatttctttttattactttactttataaaataaaaagataattatGTTTTTTGCTTAACAAAAAGGAATAaattaattgtaattatatataatattaaatggaCCAAAACAGTGTGTTTTGAATTATGATATCTTTTGTGGATTACAAATTTACCGAGGTATAATccttaatataaaaattaatattcttatttttttatatgaccctttttctttttagtctTTTTACTTCTAGTTTCAATAAaaacatgcatatataataaaacattttaattaaattttattgtaatgaAATAAGAGTAAAATGGtgttattaattttctttttgaccaacttttgcttatttttttttttggtaaattaaaaaaaaactattttggtATTTAGCTAAAATACATATTGGTTTTTACACAAGTTGTGCAAATAtgacctttttctttttaaagagtatttaattttaatatataattttaaaagggcTAGCTAGCTACTCTACCGGTTGACGATAAATAAGGGCAACATGCTACAATTTCACTTTAAACTAACACAAACGTAAATCTACTAT
Encoded here:
- the LOC115710597 gene encoding transcription factor MYB98-like, which encodes MELETKLRENNTYYPLFLHENNNHMKPYSKDNNLELPIPKGTTTYLQDFHVHDHGHQFPLNGSSSNPNFGSQAPIFDQPNFEDYTTTPYGSCENNVGILYDQYYNCSYNKPFTDTTFQSNNGGEYLNIFPSRSNPTEMFGSNWTINLSSSVVPNQVSTITADQNGYYKNQVTMHNKNKSTNYSTTTSCSLMKRMTYFNGRRKIINNPVKGQWTVEEDRILIGLVEEHGVRKWSYIAQMLPGRIGKQCRERWHNHLRPDIKKDTWSEEEDKILIEAHAEIGNKWAEIAKRLAGRTENSIKNHWNATKRRQHSKRKCRNSKNPRGSNSTLLQDYIKSLNLTTSSSSSTNTNSTTFTKQYQRKTTPNLTNDNMLLPFVEVEHSPQTTTLEVCYANDDDDDVARVENTTTTTVDFCYSSIESFIDEMMPFVVHDEDKKSVPGSDRVELSVEDNNVCSVREGGNVIGVVKNEMDLVEMISKV